The Astatotilapia calliptera unplaced genomic scaffold, fAstCal1.2 U_scaffold_19, whole genome shotgun sequence genome window below encodes:
- the LOC113017700 gene encoding LOW QUALITY PROTEIN: mamu class II histocompatibility antigen, DR alpha chain-like (The sequence of the model RefSeq protein was modified relative to this genomic sequence to represent the inferred CDS: substituted 1 base at 1 genomic stop codon) has product TVTRLLVRLLIKLSISVXCVSVLHEDIHIIGCSDSDGEDMYGLDGEEKAYTDFNKQEMIYPQPPFVDPMTYPGGYESAVANQQICRANLKVDSKGMKDFPLKRNAPSAVMIYTRDEVEFGENNTLICHVTGFYPAPVNVSWTKNEQKVTGSSINVPYPNKDGTFTQISRLQFTPQQGDIYSCAVQHLALTKPETKIYDVQATGQSDPGVGPSVFCGVGLTVGLLGVAAGTFFLIKGNECS; this is encoded by the exons ACTGTCACCAGGTTATTGGTGAGATTATTGATCAAGTTATCGATCAGTGTTTGATGTGTTTCAGTTCTTCATGAGGACATTCATATCATTGGCTGTTCAGACTCTGATGGAGAGGACATGTATGGACTGGATGGTGAAGAGAAAGCCTACACAGACTTCAACAAGCAGGAGATGATCTACCCTCAGCCTCCTTTTGTTGATCCTATGACTTACCCAGGAGGTTATGAATCAGCTGTGGCTAATCAACAGATCTGCAGAGCTAACCTGAAGGTTGACAGTAAAGGCATGAAGGACTTCCCTCTCAAACGCA ATGCTCCTTCAGCTGTGATGATCTACACCAGAGATGAGGTGGAGTTTGGAGAGAATAACACTCTGATCTGTCACGTGACTGGTTTCTATCCTGCTCCTGTCAACGTCTCCTGGACCAAGAACGAGCAGAAGGTCACAGGATCCAGCATCAACGTTCCCTATCCCAACAAAGACGGGACCTTCACCCAGATCTCCAGACTGCAGTTCACCCCACAGCAGGGAGACATCTACAGCTGTGCAGTGCAACATCTGGCCCTGACAAAACCAGAAACCAAAATCTATG ATGTGCAGGCAACTGGTCAGTCTGATCCAGGTGTCGGACCCTCTGTGTTCTGTGGAGTGGGTCTGACTGTGGGTCTGCTCGGTGTGGCTGCTGGAACCTTCTTCCTCATCAAAGGAAACGAGTGCAGCTGA